The Sphaerospermopsis torques-reginae ITEP-024 genome has a window encoding:
- a CDS encoding TIGR02450 family Trp-rich protein: MPKKQKFPHLLGSKWTAQQKVDGWRHFQVVNRKNQGKWVYAEMVAACDPNVRFWINAKLLQDNSQWHAGWQSLQEINDLEKINNYT; the protein is encoded by the coding sequence ATGCCCAAAAAACAAAAGTTTCCTCATTTACTGGGTTCTAAGTGGACAGCACAGCAAAAAGTTGATGGTTGGCGACATTTTCAGGTTGTTAACCGTAAAAATCAGGGTAAATGGGTCTATGCGGAAATGGTAGCTGCTTGTGATCCTAATGTGCGTTTTTGGATCAATGCCAAGTTATTACAGGATAACTCTCAATGGCACGCAGGCTGGCAATCTTTACAGGAAATTAATGATCTGGAAAAAATTAATAATTACACATGA
- a CDS encoding DUF5331 domain-containing protein: MAFFDSLTDSIKQKWLQFFQVNRDWIILQMAVESVYTPDGGKRPSSYLILGVVNALEPRLAQLMFPFAKLNPDADTLIDLLGLHFDPDIVLGNRLSPTKEPEMYSRASETATEYISEPQPSAIADFSVIDLHNHQWEEKDSLKTEDGFNAGYVSAQSLSAEFEPASIVEGVSEFTEMSFDSISLTEDKEDQDLDNFNLSNDNGFDNLNQENESAFSDVISDVWGDDSSLEKGEENNNLLGEELPSEVFDESEMARLFPNN, from the coding sequence ATGGCCTTCTTTGATAGTTTGACGGATTCAATCAAACAAAAGTGGTTACAGTTCTTTCAGGTCAACCGTGACTGGATTATTCTCCAAATGGCAGTGGAATCGGTTTATACACCCGATGGTGGGAAGCGCCCTTCCTCTTACCTGATTCTGGGGGTAGTCAATGCCCTGGAACCTAGATTAGCCCAGTTGATGTTTCCTTTTGCCAAATTAAATCCCGATGCTGATACTTTGATTGACCTGCTTGGGTTACATTTTGACCCAGATATTGTTCTTGGTAATCGTTTGAGTCCTACAAAAGAACCAGAAATGTACTCTCGTGCTTCCGAAACAGCTACAGAATACATTTCTGAACCCCAACCATCAGCAATTGCTGATTTTAGTGTTATTGATTTACATAATCATCAGTGGGAAGAAAAAGATTCACTAAAAACTGAGGATGGGTTTAATGCAGGTTATGTATCTGCTCAAAGTTTATCAGCGGAGTTTGAACCAGCATCGATTGTAGAAGGAGTGAGTGAATTTACTGAAATGTCCTTTGATTCAATCAGTTTGACAGAGGATAAAGAAGATCAGGATTTAGATAATTTCAATCTATCTAATGACAATGGATTTGATAATTTAAATCAAGAAAATGAAAGTGCATTTAGTGATGTGATTTCTGATGTCTGGGGAGATGATTCATCTCTAGAAAAGGGTGAAGAAAATAATAACCTTTTAGGTGAAGAATTACCATCTGAGGTTTTTGATGAGTCAGAAATGGCTCGTCTCTTCCCCAACAATTAA
- the bchL gene encoding ferredoxin:protochlorophyllide reductase (ATP-dependent) iron-sulfur ATP-binding protein, with translation MKLAVYGKGGIGKSTTSCNISVALAKRGKKVLQIGCDPKHDSTFTLTGFLIPTIIDTLQEKDYHYEDVWPEDVIYKGYGGVDCVEAGGPPAGAGCGGYVVGETVKLLKELNAFDEYDVILFDVLGDVVCGGFAAPLNYADYCMIVTDNGFDALFAANRIAASVREKARTHPLRLAGLIGNRTAKRDLIDKYVEAVPMPVLEVLPLIEDIRVSRVKGKTLFEMAESDPSLRYVCDYYLSVADQILALPEGVVPNDAPDRELFSLLSDFYLNPGKPQVTNPEEELDLMIV, from the coding sequence ATGAAATTAGCAGTGTATGGAAAAGGCGGTATCGGTAAATCTACAACCAGCTGTAATATATCCGTAGCCCTAGCTAAACGGGGTAAAAAAGTGCTGCAAATTGGTTGTGACCCCAAACACGACAGCACCTTTACCCTAACCGGGTTTTTGATTCCTACCATCATCGACACCCTGCAAGAGAAAGACTATCACTACGAAGATGTTTGGCCAGAGGATGTGATTTATAAAGGCTATGGTGGAGTTGACTGCGTGGAAGCCGGTGGACCGCCAGCAGGTGCGGGATGTGGCGGTTATGTGGTAGGTGAAACAGTCAAACTCTTAAAAGAACTTAACGCTTTTGATGAATATGACGTAATTTTATTTGACGTTCTCGGTGATGTGGTTTGTGGTGGTTTTGCAGCACCTTTGAACTATGCCGACTACTGTATGATCGTTACAGACAACGGTTTTGATGCCTTATTTGCTGCTAACCGCATCGCTGCTTCCGTCCGTGAAAAAGCCAGAACTCACCCCCTGAGACTAGCGGGGTTAATCGGTAATCGTACTGCTAAACGTGACTTAATTGATAAGTACGTAGAAGCCGTACCAATGCCAGTTTTAGAAGTATTACCTTTAATAGAAGATATTCGTGTTTCCCGTGTTAAAGGAAAAACACTTTTTGAAATGGCAGAATCAGATCCTTCCCTGAGATACGTTTGTGACTATTACCTTAGTGTAGCTGATCAGATATTAGCGCTTCCTGAAGGTGTTGTTCCTAACGATGCCCCTGATCGTGAACTTTTTTCACTTTTGTCAGATTTTTATTTAAATCCGGGTAAACCACAGGTAACAAATCCGGAAGAGGAATTAGACTTGATGATTGTATAA